In one Drosophila pseudoobscura strain MV-25-SWS-2005 chromosome X, UCI_Dpse_MV25, whole genome shotgun sequence genomic region, the following are encoded:
- the LOC6900315 gene encoding uncharacterized protein: protein MSQNNNSFIPILAVLFLAFLVGQTVSECNVCQSNKVACINSTSFYLCFGDGTPHTDQLYHCLEGFDCTNLTAICTQKSNQRPPSCGDTSQCGQCSAHRNFLFACLSRGIFQMCYGAVSPTGKFGYCPTGMVCDASTDSICVPEVANQTLTCDLNDQLVDTTTASPTSSTSPDPNESTESTPTVPTIPTTTVKPLTPLEVCTQHLETGLYPTDPPDTSCKRYISCYIKNSIVVQAKEYDCPTDSYFEAEMQKCSYMKPATCL, encoded by the exons ATGTCCCAAAATAACAACAGTTTTATTCCAATTTTGGCAGTG CTATTTCTGGCCTTTCTGGTGGGCCAAACCGTATCCGAGTGCAATGTCTGTCAATCGAATAAAGTTGCCTGCATAAATTCCACTTCCTTCTATCTGTGCTTTGGCG ATGGAACACCTCACACGGATCAACTCTACCACTGCCTTGAAGGCTTCGACTGCACAAATCTGACTGCGATCTGTACCCAGAAGAGCAACCAGCGGCCGCCCAGCTGTGGGGACACCTCCCAGTGCGGTCAGTGCAGCGCCCATCGGAACTTTCTGTTCGCCTGCCTGAGCCGCGGGATCTTTCAGATGTGCTATGGGGCCGTCAGTCCCACAGGGAAGTTCGGTTATTGTCCCACTGGCATGGTTTGTGATGCCAGCACCGATAGTATCTGTGTTCCTGAGGTGGCGAATCAAACGCTGACCTGTGACCTCAACGATCAGCTGGTGGATACGACCACAGCATCGCCGACTTCCAGTACATCACCCGACCCCAATGAGAGTACAGAGAGCACCCCTACAGTACCTACAATACCTACAACCACTGTGAAACCCCTGACCCCCTTGGAAGTGTGTACGCAGCACCTGGAGACGGGCCTGTATCCCACAGATCCTCCGGATACCAGTTGCAAGCG CTACATCAGTTGCTACATTAAAAATAGCATTGTTGTTCAAGCCAAGGAATACGATTGCCCGACGGACTCCTATTTCGAAGCAGAGATGCAGAAGTGCTCATACATGAAGCCTGCTACTTGTCTTTAA